In Anguilla rostrata isolate EN2019 chromosome 1, ASM1855537v3, whole genome shotgun sequence, a genomic segment contains:
- the kcnk5a gene encoding potassium channel subfamily K member 5a: protein MVDKGPLLTSAVIFYLSIGAAIFQVLEEPNWKRAVKNYTDEKDQILQKYPCLTREDLDRILEVVSEAAGQGVTITGNKTFNNWNWPNAVIFAATVITTIGYGNIAPKTSNGRIFCIFYGLFGVPLCFTWISELGKFFGGRAKHLGLYLTKRGVTLRKAQFTCTAIFVLWGVLVHLVIPPFVFMCQEGWSYVEGLYFSFVTLTTIGFGDMVAGVDPNADYPTLYRYFVEVWIYLGLAWLSLFFNWKVRMVVEAHKALKKRRKMRKLSVDEMRTYKEANRSLRLSPSANDVNIFSFLSKKQEGYNDLIKQIGSKKEGPGGVNGVGGVAGGGGAAKDAARSKSCSDTAVCGNAILNLDRSPRQKRRYSFSDRMTVAFTKSRSYLMGLEEGMLLTEVPGEADLEAQEGVYENQLDKDGGGTDGGRPWDSKDYQSLVFQNANITFIDEENLLDEDAQTKLSTSDENASLASETDSKEEPGSESEGSEGTEGSVFTTDSSDRCHSYEQLVEEYAKEDNTET from the exons ATGGTGGACAAGGGCCCATTATTGACATCAGCAGTAATCTTTTATCTGTCCATTGGGGCAGCAATATTTCAAGTTCTTGAGGAGCCGAACTGGAAAAGAGCGGTTAAAAACTACACGGACGAAAAGGATCAGATACTCCAAAAATACCCCTGTCTCACGAGAGAGGACTTGGACAGGATTTTGGAG GTGGTGTCGGAGGCCGCCGGGCAGGGCGTCACCATCACGGGAAACAAGACCTTCAACAACTGGAACTGGCCCAACGCCGTCATCTTCGCCGCCACCGTCATCACCACCATAG GTTATGGAAACATTGCGCCGAAGACGTCCAACGGCCGGATCTTCTGCATCTTCTACGGCCTCTTCGGGGTCCCCCTGTGCTTCACCTGGATCAGCGAGCTGGGCAAGTTCTTCGGGGGCAGGGCCAAACACCTGGGGCTGTACCTGACGAAGAGAGGGGTCACCCTG CGCAAGGCCCAGTTCACCTGCACCGCCATCTTCGTCCTGTGGGGGGTGCTGGTCCATCTGGTGATCCCGCCCTTTGTCTTCATGTGCCAGGAGGGCTGGTCTTACGTGGAGGGGCTGTACTTCTCCTTCGTCACTTTGACCACCATCGGCTTCGGGGACATGGTGGCGG GGGTCGACCCGAACGCGGACTACCCGACCCTGTACCGCTACTTCGTGGAGGTGTGGATCTACCTGGGCCTGGCCTGGCTCTCCCTCTTCTTCAACTGGAAGGTGCGCATGGTGGTGGAGGCGCACAAGGCcctgaagaagaggaggaagatgaggaagcTGTCCGTGGACGAGATGCGGACCTACAAGGAGGCCAACAGGTCGCTGCGGCTGTCCCCGTCCGCCAACGACGTCAACATCTTCAGCTTCCTGTCCAAGAAGCAGGAGGGCTACAACGACCTCATCAAGCAGATCGGCTCCAAGAAGGAGGGGCCGGGCGGCGTCAACGGTGTGGGCGGGGTCgcaggcgggggcggggccgccaAGGACGCGGCCCGCTCCAAGAGCTGCAGCGACACGGCCGTCTGCGGCAACGCCATCCTGAACTTGGACCGCTCGCCGCGCCAGAAGCGGCGGTACAGCTTCAGCGACCGCATGACCGTGGCCTTCACCAAGTCCAGGAGCTACCTGATGGGCCTGGAGGAGGGCATGCTGCTGACCGAGGTGCCGGGCGAGGCCGACCTGGAGGCGCAGGAGGGCGTGTACGAGAACCAGCTGGACAAGGACGGCGGCGGGACGGACGGCGGCCGGCCGTGGGACTCCAAGGACTACCAGTCGCTCGTCTTCCAGAACGCCAACATCACCTTCATCGACGAGGAGAACCTGCTGGACGAGGACGCGCAGACCAAGCTGTCCACCTCGGACGAGAACGCCTCCCTGGCGTCGGAGACGGACTCCAAGGAGGAGCCGGGCTCGGAGTCGGAGGGCTCGGAGGGGACGGAGGGGTCGGTGTTCACCACGGACAGCTCGGACCGCTGCCACTCCTACGAGCAGCTGGTGGAGGAGTACGCCAAGGAGGACAACACGGAGACCTGA